From the genome of Bacillus oleivorans, one region includes:
- a CDS encoding ABC transporter ATP-binding protein, whose protein sequence is MKRFLTVSDLDVSFKTYNGEINVLRGVSFHLNEGETLAIVGESGSGKSVTAKTIMQLLPKQNSSVNKGTVMFRDVNLLEFNEKQMEKIRGSEISMVFQDPMTSLNPTMSVGKQIMEGLREHQSITKKEALDRAIALLEMVGIPNAKERVKEYPHQFSGGMRQRVAIAIAIACDPKVLLADEPTTALDVTIQAQILELIKELQEKLNTGIILITHDLGVVANMAHRVAVMYAGEIIEVGTVEEIFYEPKHPYTWGLLSSMPKLHVEQDEALVPIAGSPPDLSEVSEGCSFSERCPYAMKVCHKYSPQPTVLSKHHYASCWLLDDRAQKVKPPVEIGEVNYGS, encoded by the coding sequence TTGAAAAGATTTCTAACTGTTAGTGATTTAGACGTTTCGTTTAAAACGTATAACGGAGAAATTAATGTTCTGAGAGGCGTATCCTTTCATCTAAACGAAGGAGAAACACTAGCAATTGTGGGTGAATCCGGCTCTGGGAAATCAGTAACTGCAAAAACGATCATGCAATTGCTGCCAAAACAGAATAGCTCAGTAAATAAAGGAACAGTTATGTTTAGGGATGTAAACTTATTAGAATTTAATGAAAAACAAATGGAAAAAATCCGGGGCTCAGAAATTTCAATGGTCTTCCAAGATCCAATGACTTCATTAAATCCAACTATGTCTGTCGGTAAACAAATTATGGAAGGATTAAGGGAGCACCAATCCATTACTAAAAAGGAAGCTTTAGATAGAGCCATTGCTTTGCTTGAGATGGTAGGAATACCGAATGCAAAAGAACGAGTAAAAGAATATCCCCATCAGTTCTCTGGGGGAATGAGACAGCGTGTTGCGATTGCGATCGCGATTGCTTGCGATCCTAAAGTTTTACTAGCTGATGAACCAACAACTGCCTTAGATGTAACCATTCAAGCTCAAATTTTAGAACTGATAAAAGAACTTCAGGAAAAATTAAATACCGGCATTATTTTGATTACACATGACCTTGGGGTGGTAGCAAATATGGCACATCGTGTAGCTGTCATGTATGCCGGTGAAATAATTGAGGTTGGCACTGTGGAAGAAATATTTTATGAACCAAAACATCCTTACACATGGGGATTACTCAGTTCAATGCCAAAGCTGCACGTTGAACAAGATGAAGCACTTGTTCCCATTGCAGGGTCACCTCCGGATTTAAGTGAAGTTTCAGAAGGCTGTTCTTTCTCTGAAAGATGTCCGTATGCCATGAAGGTTTGTCATAAGTACTCACCACAGCCAACTGTATTATCAAAACATCATTATGCATCATGCTGGTTATTAGATGATCGTGCCCAAAAAGTAAAGCCGCCTGTTGAAATAGGAGAGGTGAACTATGGATCATAA
- a CDS encoding ABC transporter ATP-binding protein, with product MDHKDTLIEIKNVKKHFRLNKRTILKAVDDVSLKIYKGETLGVVGESGCGKSTLGRTIIRLYKPTDGQIIYDKQNVGERLSKRDEKRFQKRVQMIFQDPYSSLNSRMTVREIISEGLVIHEPKLTRAFLEKKVSELLELVGLNINHANRYPHEFSGGQRQRIGIARALAVEPEFIIADEPIAALDVSIQSQIVNLLKDLQKEKGLTYMFIAHDLSMVRHISDRVAVMYLGNLVELATSKKLYTNPLHPYTEALLSAIPIPDPKIERARERIILKGTIPSPTNPPKGCRFHTRCAYAMKMCAEFTPELKEIEPHHYVACHLTTAD from the coding sequence ATGGATCATAAGGATACTTTAATCGAAATTAAAAATGTAAAAAAACATTTTCGACTTAATAAAAGAACGATTTTAAAAGCCGTAGATGATGTCTCCTTAAAGATTTATAAGGGCGAGACATTAGGAGTTGTAGGAGAATCGGGCTGCGGCAAATCAACTTTAGGGCGAACGATTATTCGCTTATACAAGCCGACTGACGGTCAAATTATTTATGATAAACAAAATGTGGGGGAGCGGCTTAGTAAACGGGATGAAAAAAGGTTTCAGAAGAGAGTTCAGATGATTTTTCAAGATCCATATTCTTCCCTAAATTCCAGAATGACCGTACGAGAAATTATTTCAGAGGGGTTGGTTATTCATGAACCTAAACTCACCAGAGCGTTTCTCGAAAAGAAAGTATCTGAATTATTAGAGCTAGTTGGTTTGAATATCAACCATGCTAATAGGTATCCTCATGAATTTAGCGGCGGTCAAAGACAGCGGATTGGGATTGCAAGAGCTCTTGCCGTTGAACCTGAATTTATAATTGCAGATGAGCCAATCGCGGCCTTAGATGTTTCTATTCAATCCCAAATTGTAAATTTACTAAAAGATTTGCAGAAGGAAAAAGGATTAACCTACATGTTTATTGCTCATGATCTATCTATGGTAAGACATATCAGTGACCGAGTCGCTGTTATGTACTTAGGCAACCTAGTAGAGTTAGCTACTAGCAAAAAGTTATATACAAATCCACTACATCCATATACGGAAGCTTTACTTTCAGCTATCCCAATTCCAGACCCAAAAATAGAGCGTGCCCGTGAACGAATTATTTTAAAAGGGACAATACCTAGTCCAACTAATCCGCCAAAGGGATGCCGTTTCCATACACGTTGTGCATATGCAATGAAAATGTGTGCAGAATTCACTCCTGAGCTTAAGGAAATAGAACCCCATCATTATGTTGCATGCCATCTGACCACGGCAGACTGA
- a CDS encoding aldehyde dehydrogenase family protein → MTTDPITVNAIINGEKVQAEKSFPRENPTHPDEVVGYAPINTKEEAVRAIDAAYTAFSEWKWSEVDDRIERMQRAIQKIKDAIPELSHLLSREHGKALYDSEGEFAVSLMWVEYACSIVKDVIKPQVKEHDNGRTIITLDPIGVVSAITPWNYPISLSTIKIAPALLTGNTMVLKPSPFAPLAVSKVVEMIADEFPPGVLNLVHGEADVGVELTSNPKVAKIAFTGGTKTAKSIMKAASDTIKKMTLELGGNDAAIVLDDFDVNDERAMRRMVISNFLTAGQICMIAKRVYVHRSIYDAFVEKYIEAANKWIRVGDPFNPDVTVGPVNNKNQVKYVQSLVDDAKSKGAKVIKLGKILNPELMDNGYFLQPTLVLGADYQDPIVVEEQFGPTVPILPFDDEEQVIELHNESIYGLTSSVWGEEEHAIKVARRIEAGTTMINTAAVQGLDVRFPFGGVKQSGVGREYGEEGLKSYVETHVINVPKNLELPYIPE, encoded by the coding sequence ATGACCACTGATCCGATTACAGTGAATGCAATCATTAATGGTGAAAAAGTACAAGCGGAAAAAAGCTTTCCTCGAGAAAATCCGACTCATCCTGATGAGGTGGTTGGTTATGCACCGATTAATACCAAGGAAGAAGCAGTTCGTGCGATTGATGCTGCCTATACTGCTTTTTCAGAGTGGAAATGGAGTGAAGTGGATGACCGGATCGAGCGAATGCAGCGTGCCATTCAAAAAATAAAGGATGCGATACCTGAATTATCTCATTTATTGTCTAGAGAACATGGGAAAGCCTTGTACGATTCGGAAGGGGAATTTGCCGTTTCTCTGATGTGGGTGGAATATGCCTGCAGTATTGTGAAGGATGTCATCAAACCACAAGTCAAAGAACATGACAACGGTCGGACTATTATTACATTGGACCCCATTGGAGTTGTTTCAGCTATTACTCCTTGGAATTATCCGATTTCATTATCGACGATTAAAATTGCTCCAGCTTTGTTAACCGGAAATACGATGGTTTTAAAACCTAGTCCATTTGCCCCGCTTGCTGTGAGTAAAGTAGTCGAAATGATTGCAGATGAATTTCCGCCTGGAGTCTTAAATTTAGTTCATGGTGAAGCAGATGTCGGTGTAGAGCTAACTTCCAATCCAAAGGTTGCAAAGATTGCTTTTACAGGCGGAACCAAAACAGCTAAAAGTATTATGAAGGCCGCATCTGATACCATTAAAAAGATGACTTTGGAGTTAGGTGGAAATGATGCAGCGATCGTATTAGATGATTTTGATGTAAACGATGAACGTGCTATGCGCAGAATGGTTATTTCCAATTTTCTAACGGCTGGTCAAATATGTATGATTGCCAAGAGAGTCTATGTACATCGTTCCATTTATGATGCTTTTGTTGAAAAATACATAGAGGCGGCTAACAAATGGATTAGAGTAGGAGATCCTTTTAATCCAGATGTGACAGTTGGCCCAGTTAACAATAAAAATCAGGTAAAGTATGTACAAAGTCTAGTAGATGATGCCAAAAGTAAAGGTGCTAAAGTAATCAAATTAGGAAAAATACTGAATCCAGAGCTTATGGATAATGGGTATTTCCTGCAGCCTACGTTAGTTTTAGGTGCTGATTACCAGGATCCAATCGTTGTCGAAGAACAATTTGGTCCAACTGTTCCAATTTTGCCTTTTGATGATGAGGAACAAGTGATTGAATTACATAATGAAAGTATTTACGGATTAACAAGCTCCGTTTGGGGAGAGGAAGAACATGCAATCAAAGTAGCTCGACGAATTGAAGCAGGAACAACGATGATTAATACGGCTGCAGTTCAAGGTCTCGATGTCCGTTTTCCATTTGGCGGAGTTAAGCAGTCTGGAGTAGGGCGTGAATACGGGGAAGAAGGATTAAAATCTTATGTTGAGACACATGTTATCAATGTTCCTAAGAACTTAGAGTTGCCTTATATTCCTGAGTAA
- a CDS encoding ABC transporter permease → MWRYVFSRLISVFTALFIIVTLTFLLMQLLPGTPYGNTDELTDHQIELLNQKYGLDQPVAIQYVKYLGNLLQGDLGISFKYAGRSVNDVIAERIGPSALIGFQGLVFGTIVGLLLGIISALKHNTFLDYGAVIVAVLGMSIPSFIFAALMQYYIGVKLGWLPPALWEGYQNTIMPSIALSVIVIATVARFIRSEMLEVLGQDYVLTSRAKGISRKKVIVRHVLRNALIPVLTMLAPLTVNLLTGTLVIEKIFAVPGIGEQFTMSIMLNDYSVIMGITLFYSVVFIIIIFLVDLLYGVVDPRIRLDGGVQ, encoded by the coding sequence ATGTGGCGTTATGTATTCAGTCGACTTATTTCAGTATTCACAGCTTTGTTCATCATCGTGACTTTGACTTTTTTACTTATGCAATTACTGCCGGGTACGCCATATGGGAATACCGATGAATTGACTGACCATCAGATTGAACTATTAAATCAAAAATATGGACTAGACCAGCCTGTCGCGATTCAATACGTTAAGTACTTAGGCAACTTACTTCAAGGTGATTTAGGTATTTCTTTTAAATATGCTGGTCGCAGTGTAAATGATGTTATAGCTGAAAGGATTGGTCCGTCGGCATTAATCGGTTTTCAAGGCTTAGTATTTGGCACGATTGTCGGGTTATTATTAGGGATTATTTCAGCACTAAAACATAATACATTTTTGGATTATGGAGCAGTCATTGTTGCTGTTTTAGGGATGTCGATTCCATCATTTATTTTTGCTGCGCTTATGCAATATTACATAGGTGTAAAACTAGGCTGGCTTCCGCCTGCATTATGGGAAGGATATCAAAATACAATTATGCCCAGTATAGCTCTATCTGTAATTGTTATTGCGACTGTTGCTCGTTTCATTCGGTCGGAGATGCTAGAAGTTTTGGGTCAGGATTATGTACTAACATCAAGGGCAAAGGGGATCAGCAGGAAGAAAGTTATTGTAAGACATGTTCTCCGAAATGCGCTGATACCGGTTTTAACGATGTTAGCTCCTTTAACCGTTAACTTACTCACAGGAACACTGGTTATAGAAAAAATATTCGCCGTTCCTGGTATCGGAGAACAGTTTACGATGTCCATCATGCTCAATGATTATAGTGTTATTATGGGAATTACTCTCTTCTATAGTGTAGTATTCATTATCATTATTTTCCTTGTTGATTTACTTTATGGAGTGGTTGATCCAAGAATACGTCTGGATGGAGGGGTTCAATAA
- a CDS encoding S9 family peptidase: MGKRLLEAEDLLKLQFVGDPQVSPKNDHVAYVLTKMDLEKDGYYSSIYVSDLEGNSQQVTYYHDEKRLIKDTSPKWSPDGSQLAFLSNRTGNSQVWTISLEKGGEATPLTNVKGNIVDYVWSPSRKKLALTIQEPNERNESKSDVQVITRLRYKADGIQKFIYSRKHIYLFDLETKTYTKITEGDFDFYGPQFSPDGQNLVYIGSKEETHEIEYIPSIWKYDLVKNEETLVYQGKGPIRAAFYSPDGKWIGFIAHEHGEASSHNLDVWAVSPNTREVRNLSGKLNRTADNLIRVDAHYDTGAQKIGWNENSSAVYFLATNIGNVQLFCADLEGNVMGPLSDGKHTITSFDMIDDNEAVFVQAHCHSTGDLVIQNINLPRNKRQLTRWNDSLLSEIKLSTPEHIRLNSFDGLELEGWLLHPTERNEGGKHPLVLQIHGGPHSAYGYGFQHEWQLMAAKGYAVLYTNPRGSQGYGQEFLQKVVGDWGGDDYKDQMHFLDYVLDKFDYIDQEQLFVTGTSYGGYMTNMITARTHRFKAAATINSVTNLYSMFGTSDIGFYFNSAQLGGADMWEDEETVMKYSPIRYANKVKTPTIILHSEADYRCPIEQGEQWYIALRRRGVPVKLVRFPDESHGIASKGKPSHRLERLTHLIDWFEQYRVSSKMEDVQANLL, encoded by the coding sequence ATGGGAAAAAGACTATTAGAAGCAGAGGATTTATTAAAACTCCAATTTGTGGGGGACCCTCAAGTATCACCAAAAAATGATCACGTTGCTTATGTATTAACGAAAATGGATCTTGAAAAGGATGGATATTATTCTTCAATATACGTATCTGATTTGGAAGGAAACAGTCAGCAGGTTACATATTATCATGATGAAAAGAGATTGATTAAAGATACTTCACCTAAGTGGTCGCCTGATGGAAGTCAACTTGCATTCTTATCAAACCGAACAGGAAACAGCCAGGTATGGACTATTTCATTAGAAAAAGGCGGGGAAGCAACACCATTAACGAATGTAAAAGGAAATATTGTCGATTATGTGTGGTCCCCTTCTCGAAAAAAGCTAGCTTTAACAATTCAAGAACCAAATGAAAGAAATGAATCGAAAAGTGATGTTCAAGTCATTACACGATTGAGGTATAAAGCTGATGGGATACAGAAATTTATATATTCACGCAAGCATATTTATTTGTTTGATTTGGAAACTAAAACATATACAAAAATTACTGAAGGGGATTTTGACTTCTACGGACCACAATTCTCCCCAGATGGGCAAAATTTGGTTTATATAGGCTCAAAAGAAGAAACTCATGAAATTGAATATATTCCTTCTATTTGGAAGTATGACTTAGTTAAAAATGAAGAAACGTTAGTTTATCAAGGAAAAGGACCAATTAGAGCTGCATTCTATTCGCCAGATGGAAAGTGGATCGGCTTTATTGCCCACGAACATGGGGAAGCCAGCTCGCATAATTTAGACGTATGGGCTGTTTCACCAAACACAAGAGAAGTAAGAAATTTAAGCGGGAAATTAAATCGTACAGCTGATAACTTGATCAGAGTAGATGCTCATTATGATACAGGTGCACAAAAAATAGGATGGAATGAAAATAGTTCCGCGGTTTATTTTTTGGCCACGAATATCGGAAATGTCCAATTATTTTGTGCGGATTTAGAAGGTAATGTAATGGGACCTCTTTCCGATGGAAAACACACCATTACATCCTTTGATATGATTGATGATAACGAGGCTGTATTTGTGCAAGCCCATTGTCATTCAACGGGTGATCTAGTCATTCAAAATATCAATCTACCAAGAAATAAAAGACAACTAACAAGATGGAATGACTCATTACTAAGTGAGATTAAGTTAAGTACACCAGAACACATTCGCTTGAATAGCTTTGACGGTTTAGAATTGGAAGGATGGCTTTTACATCCCACTGAAAGAAATGAAGGAGGAAAGCATCCTTTAGTATTGCAAATCCATGGTGGTCCTCATTCTGCGTATGGATATGGGTTCCAACATGAATGGCAGTTAATGGCCGCTAAAGGCTATGCAGTTCTTTATACGAATCCACGAGGAAGTCAGGGGTATGGTCAGGAATTTCTGCAAAAGGTGGTTGGCGATTGGGGAGGAGATGATTATAAGGATCAAATGCACTTTTTGGATTATGTATTAGATAAATTTGATTATATTGATCAGGAGCAGCTCTTTGTTACAGGTACAAGTTATGGCGGTTACATGACAAATATGATTACAGCAAGAACCCATCGTTTTAAAGCAGCAGCCACGATTAATTCAGTGACCAATCTTTATAGTATGTTTGGGACCAGTGACATTGGTTTTTATTTTAATAGTGCTCAACTAGGCGGAGCTGATATGTGGGAAGATGAAGAAACTGTCATGAAATACTCCCCAATACGCTATGCAAATAAGGTAAAGACACCCACTATCATTTTACATAGTGAGGCGGACTATAGATGTCCAATTGAGCAAGGTGAACAATGGTATATAGCTCTCCGCCGAAGGGGAGTACCTGTTAAATTGGTTCGTTTCCCTGATGAAAGCCATGGCATTGCATCTAAAGGAAAGCCAAGTCACCGTTTAGAGCGGCTTACGCATTTAATAGATTGGTTTGAACAATATAGAGTGTCCTCTAAGATGGAGGACGTACAAGCTAATCTTCTTTGA
- the opp3C gene encoding oligopeptide ABC transporter permease yields MQQNLDLISNDLFEPDPVVGKVEKKMKNRPQMSFWKDAWIRLRRNKGAILSIVILSIITILAVVGPYFSGHTYSEQNVLHSNLPPKIAGLEWLGFNGIDASGIDQYEARNLSENYWFGTDQFGRDIWTRVWEGTKISLYIAFLAAALDLIIGVIYGGISGYFGGRIDNILQRIIEILVGIPNLILIILFILIFEPGIISITLAMVITGWVNMARVVRGQILQLKGQEFVLASRTLGANPLRLITKHLLPNTLGSIIVTLMFTIPTAIFFEAFLSFIGLGLQPPLASLGILVDDGYKSMLLFPYKMIFPAVVISLIMICFNVLADGLRDALDPKMRK; encoded by the coding sequence ATGCAGCAAAACCTAGATTTAATAAGCAATGATCTATTTGAACCAGATCCAGTGGTAGGAAAAGTTGAAAAGAAAATGAAGAATCGTCCTCAAATGAGCTTTTGGAAAGATGCTTGGATTCGGTTACGCCGTAACAAAGGTGCGATTCTCTCTATTGTAATACTATCCATAATCACAATCTTAGCGGTAGTCGGCCCTTATTTTAGCGGACATACATACAGTGAACAAAATGTTTTACATTCCAACTTACCGCCTAAAATAGCTGGTCTTGAATGGCTGGGCTTTAATGGGATTGATGCCAGTGGCATTGACCAATATGAAGCTAGAAATCTATCAGAGAATTACTGGTTTGGAACCGACCAGTTTGGCAGAGATATTTGGACTAGAGTATGGGAAGGCACAAAAATCTCATTATATATAGCATTTTTAGCCGCAGCACTGGATTTAATTATTGGGGTTATTTATGGGGGAATCTCGGGTTATTTCGGCGGCCGCATCGATAATATTTTACAAAGAATTATTGAGATTCTGGTGGGAATCCCAAACCTGATTTTAATTATTCTATTTATCTTAATTTTTGAACCTGGGATCATCTCCATTACATTAGCGATGGTCATCACAGGGTGGGTCAATATGGCACGTGTAGTAAGGGGACAAATCCTGCAATTGAAAGGACAAGAATTTGTATTGGCTTCGAGGACTCTTGGTGCGAATCCACTAAGACTGATTACAAAGCATCTCCTTCCTAACACCCTAGGGTCTATTATCGTCACCTTAATGTTTACTATACCAACCGCCATTTTTTTCGAAGCATTTTTAAGTTTTATAGGTTTAGGATTACAGCCGCCATTAGCATCACTTGGAATTTTAGTAGATGATGGTTATAAGTCTATGCTCCTTTTTCCTTATAAAATGATTTTTCCTGCGGTAGTTATTAGTTTAATTATGATTTGTTTTAATGTCCTGGCAGATGGCTTACGAGATGCATTGGATCCTAAAATGCGCAAATAA